A window of the Rhodohalobacter mucosus genome harbors these coding sequences:
- a CDS encoding succinate dehydrogenase/fumarate reductase iron-sulfur subunit codes for MTINLKIWRQKNTADKGGFQEYKLNDVNEHMSFLEMLDVLNEHLIKEGKEPVEFDYDCREGICGSCNMVINGRAHGPKRLTAACQLHMRNYNDGDTIVIEPPRAAAFPVIKDLVVDRSAFDRIIGAGGYVSVRTGSAPEANLIPVEQETANTAFDYATCIGCGACVAACPNSSASLFTAAKLSHLNRLPQGKPERKKRTIAMVEQMEKEGFGDCSNYAECEAVCPVGISIASIAEMRKSYVKAVF; via the coding sequence ATGACCATCAACCTGAAGATTTGGCGCCAGAAAAACACCGCAGACAAGGGTGGGTTTCAGGAATACAAGCTCAATGATGTGAATGAGCACATGTCTTTTCTTGAAATGCTGGACGTTCTCAATGAGCATCTTATTAAGGAAGGCAAGGAACCGGTCGAATTTGATTATGACTGTCGTGAAGGTATCTGCGGTTCCTGCAATATGGTAATCAACGGCCGTGCACATGGACCCAAACGCCTTACAGCCGCCTGCCAGCTCCATATGAGAAATTACAACGATGGCGATACCATTGTGATCGAACCTCCACGAGCCGCTGCTTTTCCCGTTATAAAAGACCTTGTTGTAGACCGATCCGCATTCGACCGGATTATCGGGGCCGGAGGATATGTGTCTGTGCGGACCGGCTCAGCGCCCGAAGCCAACCTTATTCCGGTTGAGCAGGAAACGGCAAATACCGCGTTCGATTATGCAACATGCATCGGTTGCGGAGCCTGCGTAGCGGCATGTCCCAATTCCTCAGCTTCACTCTTTACAGCTGCGAAGCTCTCACACCTGAACCGCCTGCCCCAGGGGAAACCCGAGCGCAAGAAACGAACCATTGCAATGGTGGAGCAGATGGAAAAAGAAGGGTTTGGTGACTGTTCAAACTATGCGGAATGTGAAGCCGTGTGCCCGGTAGGAATCAGCATCGCGTCGATTGCGGAGATGCGCAAGAGCTATGTGAAAGCTGTTTTTTGA
- a CDS encoding fumarate reductase/succinate dehydrogenase flavoprotein subunit, protein MNLDSKVPSGPLEEKWSNYLRDIKLVSPNNKRKHKIIVVGTGLAGASAAASLAELGYNVETFCIQDSARRAHSIAAQGGINAAKNYQNDGDSVWRLFYDTIKGGDYRSREANVYRLAENSNNIIDQAVAQGVPFGREYGGLLDNRSFGGAQVSRTFYSRGQTGQQLLLGAYQAMMRMVDAGKIKDNPRHEMLDLVVVDGKARGIITRNLIDGTINRFEADAVVLCTGGYGNVFYLSTNAKNSNVTAAWRCHKRGAAFANPCFVQIHPTCIPVSGDYQSKLTLMSESLRNDGRVWVPRKKGDDRHPNDIPEEERFYYLEERYPSFGNLVPRDVASRNAKMVTDDGLGVGDTGLAVYLDFRDAIKRDGEDAIRARYGNLFDMYQNITDENPYKQPMKIFPAVHYTMGGLWVDYNLMSNIPGLFVAGEANFSDHGANRLGASALMQGLSDGYFIIPYTIGNYIADADLEEVSTEHKSFGEAASASQKQLDKLLSVKGDKTVIEFHRELGKIMWDSVGISRSKEGLENAIEKIRALREEFWQNVRVPGEANYYNKYLEFAARVADFFELAELMAIDALDRDESCGCHLRDEFQTEEGEALRNDEEYSFVSAWEYLGVNGKLETKLHKEDLEFEFVELKQRSYK, encoded by the coding sequence ATGAATCTAGATTCCAAAGTACCTTCCGGACCCTTAGAAGAGAAGTGGAGCAATTACCTGCGCGATATTAAACTGGTTTCGCCTAACAATAAGCGAAAGCATAAAATCATTGTTGTGGGAACCGGCCTCGCAGGTGCATCGGCCGCTGCCAGCCTTGCCGAACTCGGCTACAATGTGGAAACTTTCTGTATACAGGATTCAGCCCGGCGGGCGCACAGTATCGCAGCTCAGGGTGGTATCAATGCGGCGAAGAATTATCAGAATGACGGCGACAGCGTGTGGCGCCTTTTTTACGATACCATTAAAGGCGGTGATTACAGAAGCCGTGAAGCCAATGTGTACCGGCTGGCTGAAAATTCAAACAACATTATTGATCAGGCCGTAGCTCAGGGAGTTCCTTTTGGCCGTGAATATGGGGGTCTGCTCGACAATCGCTCTTTTGGCGGTGCTCAGGTATCCCGTACATTCTATTCCCGGGGACAAACGGGCCAGCAGCTCCTTCTTGGCGCCTACCAGGCGATGATGAGAATGGTGGATGCAGGTAAAATTAAAGACAACCCCCGCCACGAAATGCTTGATCTGGTGGTTGTCGACGGCAAGGCGCGCGGAATTATAACACGAAACCTGATAGACGGAACAATCAACCGTTTTGAGGCCGATGCCGTTGTGCTCTGCACCGGCGGATACGGGAATGTGTTTTATCTCTCCACCAACGCAAAGAATTCAAATGTAACGGCCGCGTGGAGATGCCACAAGCGTGGGGCAGCATTTGCCAATCCGTGCTTTGTGCAAATTCATCCGACCTGCATCCCCGTCAGCGGCGACTATCAGTCTAAACTGACCCTCATGAGCGAAAGCCTGAGAAATGACGGACGGGTGTGGGTGCCCCGTAAAAAGGGAGATGACCGTCATCCAAATGATATACCCGAGGAAGAACGTTTCTACTACCTTGAAGAGCGTTATCCCAGCTTTGGAAACCTGGTGCCCAGAGACGTTGCATCCAGGAATGCGAAGATGGTGACCGACGACGGACTGGGTGTTGGCGATACGGGTCTTGCCGTATACCTCGATTTCAGGGATGCTATCAAGCGTGACGGCGAGGATGCCATCAGGGCACGATACGGCAACCTTTTCGATATGTACCAGAACATCACGGATGAAAATCCCTACAAACAGCCCATGAAGATCTTCCCGGCCGTACATTATACAATGGGAGGCCTTTGGGTCGATTACAACCTGATGAGCAATATTCCGGGTCTTTTTGTGGCCGGTGAAGCAAACTTTTCGGATCACGGTGCAAATCGTCTGGGCGCCAGTGCACTCATGCAAGGCCTGTCAGACGGGTACTTTATCATTCCTTATACAATTGGCAACTATATCGCCGATGCAGATCTGGAAGAGGTCTCTACCGAACATAAGTCATTTGGTGAAGCTGCGTCCGCATCACAGAAACAGCTGGATAAACTGCTCTCTGTAAAAGGCGACAAAACAGTCATTGAGTTCCACCGGGAGCTGGGCAAGATTATGTGGGACAGCGTGGGCATATCCCGCAGCAAGGAGGGCCTGGAGAATGCGATTGAGAAGATCAGGGCGCTTCGTGAAGAGTTCTGGCAAAATGTGCGCGTACCCGGTGAGGCAAATTATTACAATAAATACCTTGAATTTGCGGCACGCGTTGCCGATTTCTTCGAACTGGCGGAATTGATGGCCATTGATGCTCTCGATCGTGATGAATCGTGCGGATGCCACCTTCGTGATGAATTTCAGACGGAAGAAGGGGAAGCGCTCAGAAACGATGAGGAGTACTCTTTTGTATCTGCATGGGAGTACCTTGGCGTGAACGGCAAACTTGAGACAAAACTCCACAAAGAAGATCTGGAATTTGAATTTGTGGAACTGAAACAAAGAAGTTACAAATAA
- a CDS encoding RecQ family ATP-dependent DNA helicase — MNQNPDIKSAIDVLQAYWGYDSFRPGQKEAIGSVLEGNETMVLFPTGGGKSLCYQVPSLILDGLTLVISPLIALMHDQVEQLGKRDIRAAFINSTLPAYEIEQRLVNARNGMYRLLYVSPERLTTERWKNELPNLNVSLVAVDEAHCISEWGHDFRPAYRHIRSELSDLPDSVRWMALTATATPEVKSDILKCLEFTEPAIVSAGFSRPNLRWWVTQTDKKQDVFMNAVRKGVHKGSGIVYTDTRKDCEQKAARLSSAGISARAYHGGMKPDVRESVQNEWVSGRVPVVVATNAFGMGIDKSDCRFVVHFTIPFSPEAYYQEAGRAGRDGKEAFPILIWKEADETRLKSRILRSYPQYETLKKVYEGICDELGLATGSEHTQAEPVDLSSVCKRTALSKSEVKSSVEVLQRLEILEKIEFHKARTGVHFLVGKDYLETMIRKEEGAKAEFVDMLIRLFAPHAFGGFHYQDTPLVLEKLKINENSLMKGLHVLRDHDRILDIRQMGEQPLFRVTEPRMQKLQVDHDAVYHYRDVLLKKLEYMSGYAKTTRCREVYLRTYFGETNAKPCGHCDNCQSGNRNLGGKQNSVAVEDIKKVENLLKAGSLTPDVIQAETGWNRDKVKAVVSWLEREQRVKQSQDGTIILN, encoded by the coding sequence ATGAATCAGAACCCTGACATAAAAAGCGCCATTGATGTGCTTCAAGCATATTGGGGGTACGACTCTTTTCGTCCCGGCCAGAAAGAAGCCATCGGGAGCGTGCTTGAAGGAAATGAAACCATGGTGCTGTTTCCCACGGGCGGCGGCAAATCGTTGTGCTACCAGGTGCCCTCGCTGATTCTGGATGGCCTCACCCTTGTCATTTCCCCTCTTATCGCGCTCATGCATGATCAGGTCGAGCAATTGGGAAAAAGAGATATCCGCGCTGCGTTCATTAATAGCACACTTCCTGCGTATGAGATAGAACAGCGGCTTGTGAATGCACGGAACGGCATGTACAGGCTGCTCTATGTTTCACCCGAACGGCTTACAACTGAAAGGTGGAAAAATGAACTGCCCAATTTAAATGTGTCACTGGTTGCTGTCGATGAAGCGCACTGCATCTCGGAGTGGGGACATGATTTCAGGCCCGCATACAGGCATATCCGTTCTGAATTGAGTGATCTGCCCGACTCGGTTCGATGGATGGCGCTTACGGCTACAGCTACGCCTGAAGTGAAGAGTGACATTCTGAAGTGCCTTGAATTTACCGAACCTGCCATCGTTTCCGCAGGGTTCAGCCGTCCAAACCTGAGATGGTGGGTTACGCAGACCGACAAAAAACAGGACGTGTTCATGAACGCCGTGAGAAAAGGTGTTCACAAAGGAAGCGGAATCGTATATACCGACACCCGGAAAGACTGCGAACAGAAGGCAGCCCGTCTCTCCTCGGCAGGTATTTCGGCTCGCGCGTATCATGGCGGTATGAAACCTGATGTGCGGGAATCGGTACAGAATGAATGGGTGAGCGGAAGGGTGCCGGTGGTGGTGGCGACCAACGCATTTGGGATGGGTATTGATAAATCAGACTGCCGTTTTGTTGTTCATTTTACCATACCGTTTTCACCCGAAGCATATTATCAGGAAGCCGGGAGGGCGGGAAGAGATGGAAAGGAAGCTTTTCCGATACTGATCTGGAAAGAGGCAGATGAAACCAGGCTCAAGTCCAGAATTTTGCGCTCCTACCCGCAATATGAAACACTGAAAAAGGTGTACGAGGGAATTTGTGATGAGCTGGGTCTGGCTACCGGAAGCGAACATACACAAGCCGAACCGGTTGACCTTTCTTCCGTCTGCAAAAGAACGGCACTTTCAAAAAGCGAGGTTAAAAGTTCTGTTGAAGTGCTTCAGCGGCTGGAGATTCTCGAAAAGATCGAATTCCATAAAGCGCGAACCGGCGTTCATTTTCTGGTAGGCAAGGACTATCTGGAAACGATGATCAGGAAAGAAGAAGGTGCCAAAGCCGAATTCGTGGATATGCTGATAAGGCTCTTCGCACCGCATGCTTTTGGTGGTTTTCACTACCAGGATACACCCCTGGTACTCGAAAAGCTGAAGATTAACGAGAACAGCCTGATGAAAGGGCTCCACGTACTGCGCGATCACGATCGTATTCTGGATATTCGTCAGATGGGTGAGCAGCCGCTGTTCAGGGTCACAGAGCCCAGGATGCAGAAACTGCAGGTAGATCACGATGCCGTTTATCACTACAGGGATGTACTGCTAAAAAAACTGGAATATATGAGCGGATATGCCAAAACGACCAGGTGCCGCGAAGTATATCTCAGAACCTACTTCGGGGAAACGAATGCCAAACCATGCGGGCATTGCGACAACTGCCAATCCGGGAACCGGAACCTTGGCGGGAAGCAGAATTCTGTAGCCGTAGAGGACATTAAGAAAGTAGAAAATCTACTTAAGGCCGGCTCCTTAACACCCGATGTGATTCAGGCCGAAACAGGCTGGAACAGGGACAAAGTAAAAGCCGTTGTATCATGGCTGGAAAGAGAACAACGTGTCAAACAGTCACAGGACGGAACTATTATCCTGAACTGA
- the polA gene encoding DNA polymerase I — translation MAKKKLYLLDGMALAYRAHFAFINSRLKNSEGIATGPILGFANTLAKLLDEENPTHIAVAWDTHAPTFRHELDESYKANRPPQPEDLRTGIPLIKEMIEKFGITNLEQDGYEADDIIGTIAFNAQAEHVEVFLVTPDKDFMQLVDDHITMVKPDNKNGGFIIIDKDGVEDYFGVGPEKVIDVLAIIGDTSDNIPGVPGIGKKGAPKLINQYGSLEKAIEEAPNMSSKRHRVGLTENSDQALHAKRMVTIKTDVPDVQDWEELDWKGPDKKELGLFFKRMEFRTLTRKYLGEEPGGQGQLFGASDNNGEETNGGSESPYDTLNADAVSYRAAVSAEEIRDVAKQLANAGELCFDTETDSPDAMTATLAGISLSAKAESAWYIPVNVDGALTQQEVAEILNPLFANPDSLKIAHNYKFDYIVLKNAGFNPKGRVFDTMVAAYLLDASQRLKMDTLSVKYLGYEPVPIEKLIGSKGKSQKSMADLPHEEIVDYACEDADVTLRLYEVLKEKLEEDELTDIAEKLEFPLIVVLAEMERAGIRVDEEMLKSFSEELTADLKEVESTIYEKTEEEFNINSPQQLGKILFEKLGLPAGKKTKTGQFSTSESVLSELAAEYEVPSLILDYRSLSKLRSTYVDALPKLINEETGRIHTDFNQTVAATGRLSSSNPNLQNIPIRTARGREIRKAFVPEEGFRILAADYSQVELRVIASISGDENMIAAFKNGEDIHSRTAKEIFDLDDLEEVTPNHRRKAKEVNFGIPYGVSAYGLASRLGISNGEGKEMIEQYFERFPGIRKYIDETVEFAKENGYVTTLMGRRRYIPDIHSRNWNVRGFAERTAINMPIQGTAADIIKLAMIDIHRYLKENDAASRMLLQVHDELVFEIADEESESVTAKIKELMENAYELDVPLEVEMGLADNWLDAH, via the coding sequence ATGGCGAAAAAGAAGCTCTACCTGCTTGACGGCATGGCCCTTGCATACAGGGCACATTTTGCATTTATCAACAGCAGGCTTAAAAACTCTGAAGGAATTGCAACCGGTCCTATACTCGGTTTTGCCAACACTTTGGCAAAACTGCTGGATGAAGAAAATCCCACGCATATCGCAGTTGCATGGGATACACATGCTCCCACGTTTCGTCATGAGCTGGACGAGTCGTATAAGGCAAACCGGCCGCCCCAGCCGGAAGATCTTCGTACGGGAATTCCGTTGATTAAGGAGATGATCGAAAAATTCGGGATCACGAATCTTGAACAGGACGGATACGAAGCGGATGACATCATCGGTACCATTGCCTTCAATGCACAGGCTGAACATGTGGAGGTGTTCCTGGTAACCCCCGACAAGGATTTTATGCAGCTTGTGGATGACCACATTACCATGGTGAAGCCCGACAACAAGAACGGGGGTTTTATAATTATTGATAAAGATGGCGTTGAGGATTATTTCGGTGTCGGCCCCGAAAAAGTGATTGATGTTCTGGCTATCATCGGTGATACATCCGACAATATTCCGGGTGTACCGGGAATTGGCAAAAAGGGTGCTCCCAAACTGATTAACCAGTACGGGTCGCTCGAAAAAGCGATTGAGGAAGCACCAAATATGTCGTCGAAACGGCATAGGGTGGGACTTACGGAAAACAGCGACCAGGCACTACATGCAAAGAGAATGGTGACAATCAAGACGGATGTGCCTGACGTGCAGGACTGGGAAGAACTTGATTGGAAAGGCCCCGACAAAAAAGAACTGGGCCTCTTTTTCAAGAGGATGGAGTTTCGCACTCTAACACGAAAGTATCTGGGTGAGGAGCCCGGCGGCCAGGGTCAGCTATTCGGGGCTTCAGACAATAACGGTGAAGAAACCAATGGTGGCAGTGAAAGCCCGTATGATACATTGAATGCCGATGCCGTAAGCTATCGCGCGGCGGTGAGTGCGGAAGAGATCCGTGATGTTGCAAAACAGCTGGCCAATGCCGGTGAATTATGTTTTGATACGGAAACCGACAGCCCCGATGCCATGACGGCAACACTGGCGGGTATATCTCTCAGCGCAAAAGCTGAGTCGGCCTGGTACATTCCGGTTAATGTGGACGGAGCCCTTACCCAGCAAGAGGTGGCCGAAATATTGAACCCTCTTTTTGCCAATCCTGACTCACTGAAAATTGCGCACAACTACAAGTTTGACTACATCGTACTCAAAAATGCAGGGTTTAACCCGAAAGGGCGTGTATTTGACACCATGGTAGCCGCATATCTGCTGGATGCCTCACAGCGTCTCAAAATGGACACGCTTTCGGTTAAGTATCTGGGATATGAACCGGTTCCTATTGAGAAACTGATCGGTAGCAAGGGGAAAAGCCAGAAGTCAATGGCCGATCTGCCGCATGAAGAGATCGTGGATTATGCCTGTGAGGATGCCGATGTAACGTTGCGGCTCTACGAGGTATTGAAGGAAAAACTGGAAGAAGATGAACTTACAGACATTGCCGAAAAACTGGAATTTCCTCTGATCGTAGTGCTGGCTGAAATGGAGAGGGCAGGAATCAGGGTGGACGAAGAGATGCTCAAATCTTTTTCTGAGGAGCTGACGGCAGATCTTAAAGAAGTTGAATCGACTATCTATGAAAAAACAGAAGAGGAGTTTAACATCAACTCACCTCAGCAACTGGGCAAGATTCTATTCGAGAAGCTCGGATTGCCTGCCGGCAAAAAAACCAAAACGGGACAGTTCTCAACATCCGAAAGTGTTCTGTCTGAGCTTGCAGCCGAATATGAGGTACCATCCCTGATACTGGACTATCGAAGCCTGAGCAAGCTGCGGTCCACCTATGTGGATGCACTGCCGAAACTGATTAATGAAGAAACCGGCAGGATACACACCGATTTTAACCAGACTGTGGCTGCAACGGGCAGGCTCTCTTCATCCAATCCAAACCTGCAGAATATTCCGATCCGAACCGCACGTGGTCGTGAAATCAGAAAAGCGTTTGTACCGGAAGAGGGCTTCAGAATACTGGCAGCGGATTATTCGCAGGTGGAGCTGCGCGTTATTGCTTCCATCAGCGGTGACGAGAATATGATTGCAGCGTTCAAAAACGGTGAGGATATTCATTCACGAACCGCAAAAGAAATTTTTGACCTCGATGACCTCGAAGAAGTTACACCAAATCACCGGCGCAAAGCCAAAGAAGTAAACTTTGGCATACCCTACGGGGTCAGCGCCTATGGCCTTGCATCCAGACTGGGTATCAGCAACGGGGAGGGAAAGGAGATGATCGAACAGTATTTTGAACGCTTCCCCGGCATCAGGAAGTATATTGACGAGACCGTCGAATTTGCTAAAGAGAACGGTTATGTGACAACCTTAATGGGCCGAAGACGCTATATTCCTGACATTCACTCAAGAAACTGGAATGTAAGGGGATTTGCGGAGCGAACTGCAATCAATATGCCCATACAGGGTACGGCCGCTGATATCATCAAGCTGGCTATGATCGATATTCATCGTTATCTCAAAGAGAACGACGCTGCATCCAGAATGCTGCTGCAGGTGCATGATGAGCTGGTGTTTGAAATTGCGGATGAAGAATCGGAGAGCGTCACTGCAAAAATCAAAGAGCTCATGGAAAACGCCTATGAACTTGATGTACCCCTTGAGGTAGAAATGGGCCTCGCCGACAATTGGCTCGACGCACACTGA
- a CDS encoding outer membrane beta-barrel protein has product MKTFLKTLFFTLIFALMVQQSQARQWEGSIDFNLGSPQADFSEQLDRLGVGIGLTAGYQFSDSPFMLGFDFGFMNFGVDSRDEPLSSTIPDLTVRVENSYNLVNGNIALRAITQEASVRPFLEALVGFNYFYTQTTIRERGFGEEDVLRDTNFDDFALNYGFGGGAMFRVWQNSAMSSEPGSTPISSVYINVAGRYLFGNEAEYLQKGSIATENGQVTYDVSRSETDLLYFKLGVGFKF; this is encoded by the coding sequence TTGAAAACATTCTTAAAAACACTGTTCTTTACTCTCATTTTTGCACTGATGGTTCAGCAATCACAAGCGCGTCAGTGGGAGGGATCCATTGATTTTAATCTTGGCTCACCTCAGGCCGATTTCAGCGAACAGCTCGATCGTTTGGGAGTGGGTATCGGGTTAACGGCCGGATATCAGTTCAGCGATTCCCCTTTCATGCTTGGATTTGATTTTGGATTCATGAATTTCGGAGTTGACTCCCGGGACGAGCCCCTCAGTTCCACCATACCCGATCTCACCGTCCGCGTTGAAAACAGTTATAATCTGGTAAATGGTAATATAGCGCTCAGAGCCATCACACAGGAGGCATCCGTGAGGCCCTTTCTGGAGGCGCTTGTAGGGTTCAATTACTTCTATACGCAAACAACAATTCGCGAACGCGGTTTCGGGGAAGAGGATGTGCTAAGAGATACCAATTTTGATGATTTTGCACTGAATTACGGATTCGGTGGAGGGGCCATGTTCAGGGTATGGCAGAACAGTGCCATGTCATCTGAACCCGGCAGCACACCCATAAGCTCTGTTTATATCAACGTTGCCGGCCGGTACCTGTTTGGCAATGAAGCGGAATATCTGCAAAAAGGATCCATAGCTACAGAAAACGGTCAGGTTACCTATGATGTCAGCCGCTCGGAAACAGACCTTCTCTATTTTAAGCTGGGCGTTGGATTTAAATTCTGA
- a CDS encoding universal stress protein — MSIYSTILVPTDFSRKSESAIRYACEIALCTGTDILFMNVVEPPYDFPSRMEETIEHQKGENAARLEKLINDLHSVDDFRFIKMKGTVKVGNVGIEILKSVKEGKFGLICVGLGGDQDLKKTLYGSITNKLLLESPIPVFAISKHSSYREPRQLLFATDFRERDLKPAKQARKLARDLGAVLRVVHIMEEEERDLSIEREFAQKLRDAFRNPEFEIEYFKDSSFIDGILHVIGNDKQTVIVTTRYRQSFLEWLVSKSSARTLAQTTAAPLLLFPGNRKKA, encoded by the coding sequence ATGTCGATTTATTCAACCATACTGGTCCCAACCGATTTTTCACGAAAGTCTGAGTCTGCCATTCGCTATGCGTGCGAAATCGCTCTCTGCACCGGAACCGATATTCTGTTTATGAATGTGGTTGAGCCTCCCTACGATTTCCCTTCGCGAATGGAAGAGACGATTGAACATCAGAAAGGAGAAAATGCAGCCCGGCTTGAGAAGCTGATTAACGATCTCCACTCAGTTGACGATTTTCGATTTATCAAGATGAAAGGAACCGTAAAAGTTGGAAATGTGGGCATTGAGATTCTGAAATCGGTGAAAGAGGGGAAATTCGGCCTGATCTGCGTTGGCCTTGGGGGTGATCAGGATCTTAAAAAAACCCTTTATGGAAGCATAACCAATAAACTGCTGCTTGAAAGCCCTATTCCCGTGTTTGCCATATCGAAGCACAGCAGCTACCGCGAACCCAGGCAGCTGCTCTTTGCCACCGATTTTCGTGAGCGGGATCTGAAACCCGCGAAACAGGCACGAAAACTTGCAAGGGATCTGGGGGCTGTGCTCAGAGTAGTTCACATTATGGAAGAAGAGGAACGTGACCTTAGTATTGAACGGGAGTTTGCACAAAAACTACGGGATGCATTCAGGAATCCGGAGTTTGAAATTGAGTATTTCAAGGATTCATCGTTTATCGACGGCATTTTACACGTTATCGGCAACGATAAACAGACCGTAATTGTCACCACACGATACAGACAAAGTTTTCTGGAATGGCTCGTGTCCAAGTCTTCCGCCCGGACTCTCGCACAGACAACGGCGGCACCCCTCCTACTCTTTCCGGGTAACCGGAAAAAGGCTTGA
- the nfo gene encoding deoxyribonuclease IV, translating into MKYIGAHVSAAGGVQNAPVRAHEIGATGFALFTKNQRQWKAKPLTDENITGFKENCEKFGYTANMIIPHDSYLINLGHPEKAALQKSRDAFLDEMQRCEQLGITLLNFHPGSHLNKIGEEDCLKVISDSINLALEQTSGVKAVIENTAGQGTNMGFRFEQLAAIMDGVKDKSRVGVCIDTAHAFAAGYDISTDEGFDETFQAFDDIIGFDKLLAMHLNDSKKELGTKVDRHESLGDGYIGWLPFKRIMQDDRFNGIPFILETPNMDRWADEIAKLKEFAE; encoded by the coding sequence ATGAAATACATTGGAGCACACGTCAGCGCTGCTGGCGGAGTACAAAACGCACCGGTACGTGCACATGAGATAGGCGCCACCGGTTTCGCCCTGTTCACCAAGAACCAGCGCCAGTGGAAAGCGAAGCCTTTGACGGATGAAAACATCACCGGCTTCAAAGAGAATTGCGAAAAGTTCGGCTACACGGCGAATATGATTATACCGCATGACAGCTATCTGATCAATCTGGGCCATCCTGAAAAGGCCGCTCTGCAGAAATCACGCGATGCTTTTTTGGATGAGATGCAGCGCTGTGAACAACTTGGGATCACACTCCTCAATTTTCACCCCGGAAGCCACCTGAACAAGATTGGTGAGGAGGATTGTCTGAAAGTTATTTCTGATTCCATCAACCTGGCTCTGGAACAAACTTCAGGTGTTAAGGCAGTGATTGAGAATACAGCCGGACAGGGAACCAACATGGGGTTCCGGTTCGAACAACTGGCGGCAATTATGGACGGTGTGAAAGACAAAAGCCGTGTGGGTGTATGTATAGATACGGCTCATGCTTTTGCGGCCGGGTACGACATTTCCACAGATGAGGGTTTTGACGAAACCTTTCAGGCATTTGATGACATTATTGGTTTTGACAAACTCCTGGCTATGCATCTCAATGACTCAAAGAAAGAGCTTGGAACAAAAGTGGACCGCCATGAGAGCCTGGGCGACGGTTACATTGGCTGGCTGCCTTTCAAAAGAATAATGCAGGACGACCGTTTCAATGGTATTCCCTTTATCCTGGAAACACCCAATATGGATAGATGGGCCGATGAAATCGCAAAGCTGAAAGAATTCGCGGAGTAG